A DNA window from Dunckerocampus dactyliophorus isolate RoL2022-P2 chromosome 17, RoL_Ddac_1.1, whole genome shotgun sequence contains the following coding sequences:
- the LOC129170303 gene encoding eukaryotic translation initiation factor 4E-binding protein 2-like, which yields MSATGQTSGSRDIPAVRRVAILEAAHMPQEYSTTPGGTVFSTTPGGTRIIYDRKFLLQRRNSPLTRTPPKLPDIPGVTRPLKRESSTETNQPGATDSSEAEQHVLHAESAGDDAQFEMDI from the exons ATGTCAGCGACAGGTCAGACGAGTGGGAGCCGGGACATACCGGCCGTCAGGCGGGTTGCCATCCTCGAGGCTGCTCACATGCCCCAGGAATACTCCACCACTCCCGGGGGAACCGTGTTCAGCACTACGCCTGGAG GAACTCGAATCATCTACGACAGGAAATTCCTACTGCAGCGTCGGAACTCTCCTCTGACACGCACTCCTCCGAAACTTCCTGACATCCCAGGAGTCACCAGGCCTCTCAAACGGGAGTCCTCCACCGAGACGAACCAGCCGGGAGCGACTGACAGTAGTGAAGCTGAGCAACACGTCTTGCATGCAGAGAGTGCAG